GTAAGGTTCTTCGCGTTGCTTCGAATTAAACCACATGCTCCACCGCTTGTGCGGGCCCCCGTCAATTCCTTTGAGTTTCAACCTTGCGGTCGTACTCCCCAGGCGGAGTGCTTAATGCGTTAGCTGCAGCACTAAGGGGCGGAAACCCCCTAACACTTAGCACTCATCGTTTACGGCGTGGACTACCAGGGTATCTAATCCTGTTTGCTCCCCACGCTTTCGCGCCTCAGCGTCAGTTACAGACCAGAGAGTCGCCTTCGCCACTGGTGTTCCTCCACATATCTACGCATTTCACCGCTACACGTGGAATTCCACTCTCCTCTTCTGCACTCCAGTCTTCCAGTTTCCAATGACCCTCCCCGGTTAAGCCGGGGGCTTTCACATCAGACTTAAAAGACCGCCTGCGCGCGCTTTACGCCCAATAAATCCGGACAACGCTTGCCACCTACGTATTACCGCGGCTGCTGGCACGTAGTTAGCCGTGGCTTTCTGGTTAGATACCGTCAAGGGACAAGCAGTTACTCTTATCCTTGTTCTTCTCTAACAACAGTACTTTACGATCCGAAAACCTTCTTCATACACGCGGCGTTGCTCCGTCAGACTTTCGTCCATTGCGGAAGATTCCCTACTGCTGCCTCCCGTAGGAGTCTGGGCCGTGTCTCAGTCCCAGTGTGGCCGATCACCCTCTCAGGTCGGCTATGCATCGTTGCCTTGGTAGGCCATTACCCTACCAACTAGCTAATGCACCGCGGGCCCATCTGTAAGCGATAGCCGAAACCATCTTTCAAAGGCGTGGCATGCGCCACATCTTATCATTCGGTATTAGCCCCGGTTTCCCGGAGTTATCCCCAACTTACAGGCAGGTTGCCCACGTGTTACTCACCCGTCCGCCACTAACATTGGAAGAGCAAGCTCTTCCTCCGTTCGTTCGACTTGCATGTATTAGGCACGCCGCCAGCGTTCGTCCTGAGCCAGGATCAAACTCTCTTTAAAATATAAATTGAATTTGAATACTTATTCAACACCGTGAATAAGATTCCTTGCGTCAAATTGACTTCGCTAGCAATTAAATTACTAGTTTGTTTTGTTGAAAACAGCTTTCTGTTTTCTGCCCTGCGATTACCAGTGAGACTTTACGCCTCATTGCTTTTCGTCTTCTTCTTTGTTCAGTTTTCAAAGGTCAGTTAGTCGCTTTCATTCTTGATGTGCGAATGTTTTCGTTTGTTTTTTGCGACTTTTAAATCATATCATTTCAGCAACTATCTGTCAACAACTTTTTAAAATTATTTTATGAATAAAATTCATTTAAATCGCTGCTATTGTAGCGCCGAAAACTAATATATCAAGTTTTGCGATATATGTCAACCGAATTATGCATAAAATTAAATAAAAATGAAAAAAACAGCATAATGCATAAAAAAACACCTAGCTAGGCTAAGTGTTTTGATTTAATTATTTGATTGTTTTTCTTTACATGTTGGACAAGTTCCATATACTTCCAATCTGTGATTATCAATCTCATAACCGGTCATATGTGCTGCGAAATGTTCTACTTCATCTAAACCCGGATATTGAAAATCAACTATTTTTCCGCAAACATTACAAATTGCGTGGTAATGATTAGAGGTAGAAAAATCAAATCGACTAGATGCATCGCCATAGGATAATTCTTTAATTAGACCAGCATCCCGGAAAACGCGTAAATTATTATATACAGTTGCTACGCTCATGTTAGGGAAGTTTCCTTCTAAAGCCCGATAAATATCATCCGCGGTTGGGTGTGTATGTGAGTTAATTAAGAATTCAAGTATAGCATGACGCTGAGGAGTGATTCTTACTCCTGTTTTCTTTAAGACATCTACTGCCTCTTTTAGAGTTGCATTAGACACCGCCATGCACTCCCTTCCAAAAATAATTATTATCTTTATAATACCGGAAATAACGCTTAACTGTCAATAGAATGGCAGAATTTATAGCTTAATAACCTTTATTCAAATCAATTTCATTCCGTAATTTGGTATTTTCTTTCAGATGTTTGATATTTTCAAACCAAATCTTAAAGCTACGTTCTAAATATTTATCTGAGTGCCCAGATACATGAGGTGTGATAGTAACGTTACTTGCTTCCCATAAGTAATTGTCTTCGGAAAGTGGCTCTTCAGGTACAACATCTAAATAAAAATGGTTTATTAATTGCTCTTTTGATGCTTGTTCTAAAATCTTTAATTCAACTGCGCTACCTCTTCCTATATTGATAAAAACTGCATTATCTTTCATTTTCCGGAAAAATGATAAGGAATAAATAGCTGTTGTTTTGTCTGTATGAGGTAAAACACTAACAAAAAAATCTGCTAATGGAGCCACTTTTTCGATATCGGACATGGCATATGTTTTACTAAAGGGCTTCACAGGATGTCCAGTTGTATTAACACCTATAATTTCCATATCAAAGGCTTTAGCGAACTCGGCGACTTTTGCTCCAATGGCCCCAGTTCCAGCTACTACCAATGTTTTTCCAGTTAATTCTGTTATTGGTTCTTCACTTGCCCAAATTTTTTCTTTTTGCTTTTTATAGAAGAAAGCGGCTTTTTTTACGTGTGCTAACATGAAAGATAGTGCGTATTCTCCCATTGGCACAGCGTGGATTCCTCGTACATTAGCAACTTTAATTTTTCTTTCTTGAATTATTTCCCTTGGCAAACTATCTACTCCCGCGGAAAAAACCATGATCAATTTTAAATTGGTCGCTTGTTTTATTTTTGTTTCAGTAATGTTAGATCCGTATGTGACGATGACGTCTATCTCTGCTAAATTGGCAAAATGATCATTGCTCTCATAATAGAAAGTATCATCTGGAAATTTCTCTGCTTGCAAAGTCTGTAAGTACTCTGGGACTTCTAATGTAAATAAAATGTTCATTTTGCGCCACACTTCCTCTCTTTAGCTATATACTAATTTTATGCTTTTTTTCATTTATCGGCAATTATATTGTTTTTTCGATTGCGGCATCTTATTTTTTCGCATAGAATATAGAAGGTATTAAAATTGGAGGAGATGACGAAATGGATCATTCAATGTCAAAAAAATTGCATGATGAAGCACTTTTACATATAGTTGGCGGGGTTAATAGCCCATCTAGGTCAAATAAAGGAGTTGGTGGCGGAATTCCTGTAACAATGGAACGGGCTAGTGGCGCTTATTTTTATGATGTGGATGGAAATAAATATATTGACTATTTAGCTGCATTTGGACCAATCATTACGGGGCATGCACATCCTCATATTACAGAAGCAATCACAAAAGCTGCACAAAATGGCGTTTTGTACGGAACGCCTACGAAACATGAGATCACTTTTGCAAAAATGTTAAAAGAAGCCATTCCTTCGCTTGAGAAAGTTCGTTTTACAAATTCTGGGACAGAAGCTGTTATGACAACAATTCGTGTCGCTCGCGCTTATACAGGCAGAGATAAAATCATTAAATTCGCTGGGTGTTATCACGGTCATTTTGATTTGGTGCTCGTGGAAGCTGGTTCTGGACCTTCTACGCTTGGCATTCCTGATTCTGCAGGGGTAACAAAATCAACCGCAGAAGAAGTTATTACTGTACCTTTTAATGACCTTGCATCGTTTAAAGAGGCATTAGCTGTTTGGAGCGATCAAGTTGCTGCTGTTTTAGTAGAGCCAATTGTTGGGAATTTTGGAATGGTTGCACCAGAAGATGGATTTTTAGAAGCAGTTAATGAACTCGCACATGCCAATGGTTCTTTAGTAATTTATGATGAAGTTATTACCGCTTTCCGTTTTATGTACGGCGGCGCGCAGAATTACTTAGGCGTTATTCCAGACTTAACTGCTATGGGTAAAATTATTGGTGGTGGGCTTCCGATTGGTGCTTACGGTGGACGAGTTGATATCATGGAAAAAGTAGCACCGCTCGGACCGGCTTATCAAGCTGGGACGCATGCTGGGAATCCGGCTTCTATTCTTTCAGGAATCGCGTGTCTCGAAGTTTTACAAGAAGAAGGACTGTATGAGCGCTTTGAAAAATATGGCTCGATGCTGAAAGATGGTATTGAAAAAGCTGCGCTAAAACACGGCATCGCTGTTACGGTTAACCAAATTGTCGGTGCTCTAACTGTTTATTTTACGGAAGATCCTGTGACTAATTATGCTGAGGCTGGCGCTACAAATGGCGAGTTATTCGGTCGTTTCTTTAAAGGAATGTTAGAAGAAGGCATTAACTTAGCACCTTCTAAATATGAAGCATGGTTCATTACATCCGCGCATTCAGAAGCAGATATTTTAGAAACAATCCAAGCAGTTGATACTGTTTTTGGAAAAATGGTTCAAGATAACTAGGTAATATTACTTTATAAACTGGTGAGAAACGTTATAATAGAAGAAGAATGAGCGGGAATATAAATAACTCCCGCTCAAATAGTTTATAGAAAGGAATAACCTTCCATGAAATTCGGAGCTAGAATTTTGAAAACTGGTATTGCAATCACATTGGCGCTTTTTATCGCGCAACTTTGCAATTCACCCTCTCCATCTCTGGCAGGCATTTCCGCCGTTTTTGCTATCCAACCTTCTATTTATAGGTCCTATCGAACTATTTTAGAACGGGCACAAGGGAACGTAATTGGAGCCATCATCGCGATTATTTTCGGACTTTATATTGGTAATGATTTTATTTTAATTGGTGTTGCTTCAATTATCTGTGTTGCTTTATTAATGCAATTCCGCTTGGAGAATACGATTGGTCTTGCAGTCGTGACGCTCATTATTGTAATGGATTCTCCTGGCAATGACTTTTTGGAAATCGCACTTATTCGTTTTGGGACAATTATGTTAGGCTTGCTTGCAGCATTTATTGTCAATCTATTCTTTTTACCACCCAAATATGAAGTGTCATTGTTTCAATTAATTTATAATACGAATAGTGAAATTGTTCGTTGGATTAAATTAAATCTTCGTCATGCTGCGGACTTCCCTCTTCTAAAAAAAGATATGGAATGGATGCAAAAACAGTTAAATCAAACGCGTAACTTATATGGATTATACCGAGAAGAGCGTACTTTTTTAAAGAAAAATGCCATTTCAAAAGGGCGGAAAATTGCTGTTTATAGACAGATGTTGCTTTGTTCTCAAAAAGGTTTTGAACTTTTAAAAATCCAACATCGCTATGAAAATGATTATTTGCAATTGCCACCAGATAAACAAGAATTAATTAGACAACATATCGATTACTTAACAGATAAGCATGAACAACTATTATTGACTTATATTGATAAAGTTTCCATTGACCTTGAATATGTTGAATCCCATTTAGCACAAGATCCCCAAGATTTGATGCAACTTTTCTTGCGTGAAATGAGAGAAACGGAAAAAGATGAATATGAGGATATGATGGATAAATACCATTTAATGCGTATCATCGCTTCAATTTTCGCTTATCAAGAGACTATCGATTATTTAGAAAAATTGATTCATAGTTTCAAACTCAGACATACAGAAGAAAACCAAATTGATATTAATGTCAATGAAGAGTAAACAAAAAACGAGCTTGGAGATAAACTCCAAAGCTCGTTTTTTTAACGGTATTCTTTATACTTTTCATACCAAATGTCAATGTAGTCAGGGGAAAACGGACCTTTTTTGTCCAAAATCCAGTGGCTTAACACATCCACATTATGCCGAAGTATCCGGTCAATCGAGTCCGGGTACTTCATTTGGCGACGGTGTTGTTCATATTCGCCCTCATCAAGCAAATGAAACCTTCCATCTGGGAAAACTTTAATATCGAGATCATAGTCAATGTACTTCAGCGCTTGCTCATCTACTGCAAAAGGTGTCCCTAGATTGCAGTAATGATAAATACCATCTTCTCTAATCATCGAAATTACATTAAACCAGTAATCACTATGAAAATAACAGATAGAAGGTTCGCGCGTTACCCATTTACGTCCGTCTGCTTCCACAACTAAAGTGTGGTCGTTTCCGCCGATAATAATATTCTCCGTAGATTTAAGCACCACTGTCTTTTTCCAAGTACGATGAAGTTTACCGTTATGTTTGTAACTCTTGATCTGTATTATTTCTTTCTCTTTGGGTAAGTACATCCTTTATCCTACTTTCCTCATGTACTATCAAAATCATTATTATTATAACATAAGGCAAGACTGCAAAAAAACAATATCGTGCTGAAACGGAATATTTTCCTCAAAAAAGCGCATTTTTTACGCAAATTAGCCGATTTTTATCTGTTTTGCTTTACTATACTAAAAGAGTTCTTCCGCCATCAACTAAAATAGTTTGTCCGCGAATCATGTCTGCTTTATCACTCGCAAGGAATAATACGGCGTTTACTAAGTCATTTGGCTCAATCATTCTACCAGCTGGTGTCTTACTTACAGCATCTTTTAATAACTCTTCGCGGTTTGGGAAATGGTTGAGTGCATCCGTTTCGATTAGCCCACCAGAAACAGCATTCACTGCTATGCCAAATGGCGCAAGTTCAACTGCTAAATAACGAGTAAGTGATTCTACTGCTGCTTTTGAAACGCCGACCGTTGTGTAATTTTCTAAATAGCGAATCGAGCCAATCGAGCTTAAACTAATGATTTTCCCGCTTTGATGGCGTTGCATTAATTTAGCCGCTTCTTGTCCTGCAAATAAAAGCGCCTTCGCATTAATATTCATCGTCCAGTCCCAGTGTGATTCTTCTAGCTCCATTAGCGGTCGAAGGACACCACTCGCTGCATTGTTAATAAAAACGTCTAAGCGACCGAATTCCTCGTCCACCGCTTTAAATAAATCTCTAATTTTTTCCACGTCACCAACGTTTGCTTTAAAAATAACGCATTTTCTGCCTAATTGTTCAATTTCTTGTTGTACTTCTTCTGCTTTTTTGCGGTTTCTGGAAAAATTAACAGCGATGTCATAACCTTCTTTTGCAAGTGCAATGGCGATTTCTCTTCCAAGTCCTCTACTGCTTCCTGTTACTAATGCTACTTTGTTCATTTGTTACTCCCCCTTAAAATCTTTCCATGCTTGCCACATTTTTTGGTATGGTACTGGAAAAGCAAGTCGTTTCATTTCTTCTTCCGTCTCAAAACACCAATTTTCATTTGGATTCGCTGATTGAAGTTTTGCCACACGAATGTCCATTTTCCATACTAAATGAGAAAAAACGTGTTTGATATGCGCGATTGGCTCGTCTTCTAGTAAAACATCTAAGCCATAATTATGTAAAAATTGTAGTTTAGCTACTTCATCATTTTCTTTTTTCGAAATTTCAATAGTAGGAAATTGCCACATATTTGCAAGCAAACCATTTTCTGGACGCTTTTCTATGGCTACTTTTCCGTCCTCTGAAATAACAATAATGCTTAACAGTTCTTTCGTTTTCGTTTTTACTTTTTTTATTTTCACCGGATAATTCGTTTCGACACCATTTTTATGTGCGTCGCAAAATGGTTGAAGTGGACAAAGCATACACATTGGTTTAGTTGGTGTACATACCAGTGCACCAATTTCCATTAAGCCTTGGTTAAAAGCGGCCGGATTTTCTTTGTCAATTAGCTGATATAAAACTTCTTCAAAAATTTTCCGGGTGGACGCTTTCATGATGTCTTCACTAATTTCTAAAACGCGCGCGATGACACGCATAACATTGCCATCCACTGCCGGTTCAGCTTGGTTGTAAGCAATACTCAAGATAGCTCCCGCTGTATATGGACCTACACCTTTAAGCGATAAAATAGTTGTTAAGTCGGTAGGAACTTCTCCAGAAAAATCGGCCATCACTTGCTTCATGGCTGTTTGGAGGTTTCTGACACGAGAATAATAGCCTAACCCTTCCCACGCTTTTAAAATATCGGCTTCATCCGCTTGAACAAAATCTTCCATCGTCGGAAATTGAGTCATAAAGCGATTAAAATAAGGAATCACCGTATCGACTTTTGTTTGTTGAAGCATGATTTCTGAGACCCAAATTCTATATGGCTCAGTATTTTCGCGCCAAGGTAAAACGCGTTTATTCGCTTCATACCAGGAAACGAGTGCTTCTTGAAAAGCAGTTATCTTTGTATCATCCCAAGTTAGTCTCTTCATTTTTCTCATTTTCCCCTCGTAATTCTAATAGATTTCTAATGTGTGTTGCTCCGGATGTGTAGTATAATGTAGACAGGGAATAAAATAGTATACCCATTCTTAAGCCGATTTCTATTATACCGAATGCTGGCTTAATTGAATAGTGTTGTGCTCTTATAGGCAGCACCCACTTGTATTTTTTAAGACCGATTTTAGAGGAGGCAAAGTCATTGGATACTGGCACACATGTAGTAATGGGAATTGCACTCGGAGCGTTAGCAACCGTAGACCCGGTAGTTGCCGGAAGTTCTCAAGCTGCCATTGGTATTATGACAGCAACAATTATTGGTTCACAAATTCCAGACATTGACACTGTATTAAAACTAAAAAACAACGCTGATTATATTAGAAATCACCGAGGAATCACGCATTCCTTGCCGATGCTTGCCATTTGGCCATTACTTATTTCATCCGTTTTATATTTACTTTTCCCAGCGGCTACATTTATTCATTTATTATTATGGACATTTATCGCGGTGGGATTACACATTTTTGTAGACATTTTTAATGCTTACGGTACACAAGCTGTGAGACCATTTAAGGAAACGTGGGTCGCATTTGGATTTATCAACACATTTGATTGGTTCATTTTTGGTTCC
The sequence above is drawn from the Listeria monocytogenes genome and encodes:
- the perR gene encoding peroxide-responsive transcriptional repressor PerR, which gives rise to MAVSNATLKEAVDVLKKTGVRITPQRHAILEFLINSHTHPTADDIYRALEGNFPNMSVATVYNNLRVFRDAGLIKELSYGDASSRFDFSTSNHYHAICNVCGKIVDFQYPGLDEVEHFAAHMTGYEIDNHRLEVYGTCPTCKEKQSNN
- a CDS encoding NAD(P)-dependent oxidoreductase gives rise to the protein MNILFTLEVPEYLQTLQAEKFPDDTFYYESNDHFANLAEIDVIVTYGSNITETKIKQATNLKLIMVFSAGVDSLPREIIQERKIKVANVRGIHAVPMGEYALSFMLAHVKKAAFFYKKQKEKIWASEEPITELTGKTLVVAGTGAIGAKVAEFAKAFDMEIIGVNTTGHPVKPFSKTYAMSDIEKVAPLADFFVSVLPHTDKTTAIYSLSFFRKMKDNAVFINIGRGSAVELKILEQASKEQLINHFYLDVVPEEPLSEDNYLWEASNVTITPHVSGHSDKYLERSFKIWFENIKHLKENTKLRNEIDLNKGY
- a CDS encoding glutamate-1-semialdehyde 2,1-aminomutase, with the translated sequence MDHSMSKKLHDEALLHIVGGVNSPSRSNKGVGGGIPVTMERASGAYFYDVDGNKYIDYLAAFGPIITGHAHPHITEAITKAAQNGVLYGTPTKHEITFAKMLKEAIPSLEKVRFTNSGTEAVMTTIRVARAYTGRDKIIKFAGCYHGHFDLVLVEAGSGPSTLGIPDSAGVTKSTAEEVITVPFNDLASFKEALAVWSDQVAAVLVEPIVGNFGMVAPEDGFLEAVNELAHANGSLVIYDEVITAFRFMYGGAQNYLGVIPDLTAMGKIIGGGLPIGAYGGRVDIMEKVAPLGPAYQAGTHAGNPASILSGIACLEVLQEEGLYERFEKYGSMLKDGIEKAALKHGIAVTVNQIVGALTVYFTEDPVTNYAEAGATNGELFGRFFKGMLEEGINLAPSKYEAWFITSAHSEADILETIQAVDTVFGKMVQDN
- a CDS encoding aromatic acid exporter family protein, translating into MKFGARILKTGIAITLALFIAQLCNSPSPSLAGISAVFAIQPSIYRSYRTILERAQGNVIGAIIAIIFGLYIGNDFILIGVASIICVALLMQFRLENTIGLAVVTLIIVMDSPGNDFLEIALIRFGTIMLGLLAAFIVNLFFLPPKYEVSLFQLIYNTNSEIVRWIKLNLRHAADFPLLKKDMEWMQKQLNQTRNLYGLYREERTFLKKNAISKGRKIAVYRQMLLCSQKGFELLKIQHRYENDYLQLPPDKQELIRQHIDYLTDKHEQLLLTYIDKVSIDLEYVESHLAQDPQDLMQLFLREMRETEKDEYEDMMDKYHLMRIIASIFAYQETIDYLEKLIHSFKLRHTEENQIDINVNEE
- a CDS encoding DUF402 domain-containing protein; its protein translation is MYLPKEKEIIQIKSYKHNGKLHRTWKKTVVLKSTENIIIGGNDHTLVVEADGRKWVTREPSICYFHSDYWFNVISMIREDGIYHYCNLGTPFAVDEQALKYIDYDLDIKVFPDGRFHLLDEGEYEQHRRQMKYPDSIDRILRHNVDVLSHWILDKKGPFSPDYIDIWYEKYKEYR
- the fabL gene encoding enoyl-[acyl-carrier-protein] reductase FabL; translated protein: MNKVALVTGSSRGLGREIAIALAKEGYDIAVNFSRNRKKAEEVQQEIEQLGRKCVIFKANVGDVEKIRDLFKAVDEEFGRLDVFINNAASGVLRPLMELEESHWDWTMNINAKALLFAGQEAAKLMQRHQSGKIISLSSIGSIRYLENYTTVGVSKAAVESLTRYLAVELAPFGIAVNAVSGGLIETDALNHFPNREELLKDAVSKTPAGRMIEPNDLVNAVLFLASDKADMIRGQTILVDGGRTLLV
- the mutY gene encoding A/G-specific adenine glycosylase, which produces MRKMKRLTWDDTKITAFQEALVSWYEANKRVLPWRENTEPYRIWVSEIMLQQTKVDTVIPYFNRFMTQFPTMEDFVQADEADILKAWEGLGYYSRVRNLQTAMKQVMADFSGEVPTDLTTILSLKGVGPYTAGAILSIAYNQAEPAVDGNVMRVIARVLEISEDIMKASTRKIFEEVLYQLIDKENPAAFNQGLMEIGALVCTPTKPMCMLCPLQPFCDAHKNGVETNYPVKIKKVKTKTKELLSIIVISEDGKVAIEKRPENGLLANMWQFPTIEISKKENDEVAKLQFLHNYGLDVLLEDEPIAHIKHVFSHLVWKMDIRVAKLQSANPNENWCFETEEEMKRLAFPVPYQKMWQAWKDFKGE